The Rathayibacter caricis DSM 15933 genomic sequence CTCTGCTCGTCCTCGACTCCGCCCGGCCCCGGAGTGCACGGCATGGCCGGCTGGCACGCCGCCCGCAGCGCACTGCGGCACGAGTTCGGGATCACCCGCGCGCCCGATCTGGCACCCTGAGGGGAGGGGCGACCCCGCTCCCGAGCACCGACCGCCTTCCGAAGGAGCCCGCGATGTCCCGCAACACCCGCGTCTTCCACTGCCCGCCCGAGTCCGTCTTCGCCGCCCTCTCCTCCGGATGGCTGTTCCCTTCGTGGGTGGTCGGCGCCTCGCGGATGCGGAAGGTGGACGAGGACTTCCCGCACGTCGGATCGCAGCTGCACCACTCGTTCGGGCTCTGGCCGCTCGTCATCGACGACCGCACCACCGTCCTCGAGTGGGACCCGCCGCGCCGGTTCATCATCCAGGCGGCCGGCTGGCCGATGGGCGAGGCGCGGGTCCGGATCGAGGTGGAGCCGCACAAGCGCGGCTGCCGCGTGCGGATGCACGAGACGGCCGTGAAGGGCCCCGGCACGCTCATCCCGAAGCCGCTGCTGCACTCGTTCCTCTGGCTGCGCAACATCGAGGCGCTGCAGCGCCTCGCGCACATGGCCGAGGCGGGCGCGGGCGGACGGGTGCTCGAGCCCCGGGCCCTGCCCTCGCCCCGCGACCGCGAGGGCGTCGACACCCCGAAGCACCTGGTGTCGCGGACGATCGGCACCCTCGCCTCGGTGGCCGTCGGGTCGCTCGTGCTGCGCGCCGCGGCGGCCGCGATCCGGCGGGCTCGCAGCTGACCGCGGGCCCGCGGCAGGGTCAGACGATGCGCTCGACGAGCCGCACGTGGTGCACGGCGACCCGCTTCGGCTCGCCCGCGAACGCGGCCGCCCGCTCCGGAGAGTCCATGTAGGTCTTCTCGATCGCGAGGAACGACTCCGCGTCGCCCGGCGTGCTGACCGCCCAGACGAACTCGTTCACCTCGCGGTCGGCGTAGGCGAACTCGATCCGGAAGCCCAGCGCCTCGCGCGCCGGCACGATCCTCGCCCGGAACCAGGCGAGGAACTCGTCGATCACCCCGTCCACCAGCTCGTAGCGTCGGAGTTGGATGGTCCTGGTCTCGGCAGCGTCGCTCATGCGCTCGACGGTACCGGAGTCGCGGACACCGCTCCCGCCCGCTCGTCCCGCTCACGCACTCACCGCCCGCCCGTTCGCCCGCCCGTCCGCCCGTCCGTCCGTCCCGAGGAGGCACCCCCTGGATCCCCGCCGCAACCGCGCCCTCGCGCTCCTCGTCGCCGGCTGCTTCTTCATGGAGAACCTCGACGCGACGATCGTGACCACCGCGGCGCCCGCCATCGCGGCCGACCTCGGCGTCGACTCCGCCGCGATCGCGATCACCGTGACCGCGTTCCTGCTCACCGTCGCGGTGCTGATCCCGGCCTCGGGCTGGCTGAGCGAGCGCTTCGGCGTGCGCCGCGTGTTCACCCTGGCGATCGCCGTCTTCACGATCGCGTCCCTGCTCTGCGCGCTCAGCCCGACGCTGCCCGTGCTGATCGCCGCGCGGGTCCTCCAGGGCGTCGGCGGAGCGCTCATGGTGCCGGTCGGCCGCCTCGCGGTGCTGCGGCTCACGCCGCGCGAGCGCATCATCGAGGCCATCGCGATCCTGGTCTGGCCGGGCCTCGTGGCGCCGATCGTCGCTCCGTTCGTCGGCGGACTGCTGACGACCTACGCGTCCTGGCACTGGATCTTCCTGATCAACCTGCCGCTCGGGGCGGTCGCCTTCGTCCTGGCGCTGCGCATCGTGCCCGGCGGGCGCGAGCAGGCCCCGCCGCCCCTGGACGTCGTCGGCCTGGTGCTCGTCGCCGTCGGCCTCGGCGCGCTCGTCGGCGCCTCGGGACTGGTCGCCGCGTCCGTCTCGGACCCGCGGGCGCTGACGCTCGCCATCGCCGGTGTAGCCGTGACGGCGGTGGCCGTGCGGCACCTGCGCCGTGCGCCGCATCCGCTCGTCCGACTCGACGCCTTCCGCTTCCCGACGTTCCGGGTGGCGAACGCGAGCGGATCGCTGTACCGGGCGACGATCAACGCCGTCCCGTTCCTCCTGCCGCTGCTGTTCCAGGACGCGTTCGGCTGGAGCCCGGTGCAGGCGGGCTCGGTCGTGCTCGCCCTGTTCGTCGGCAACCTCGCGATCAAACCGGCGACGACGTGGCTGCTGCGGACCCTGGGCTTCCGGACCGTGCTCGTCGTCGCGAACGC encodes the following:
- a CDS encoding SRPBCC family protein, giving the protein MSRNTRVFHCPPESVFAALSSGWLFPSWVVGASRMRKVDEDFPHVGSQLHHSFGLWPLVIDDRTTVLEWDPPRRFIIQAAGWPMGEARVRIEVEPHKRGCRVRMHETAVKGPGTLIPKPLLHSFLWLRNIEALQRLAHMAEAGAGGRVLEPRALPSPRDREGVDTPKHLVSRTIGTLASVAVGSLVLRAAAAAIRRARS
- a CDS encoding MDR family MFS transporter, which translates into the protein MRSTVPESRTPLPPARPAHALTARPFARPSARPSVPRRHPLDPRRNRALALLVAGCFFMENLDATIVTTAAPAIAADLGVDSAAIAITVTAFLLTVAVLIPASGWLSERFGVRRVFTLAIAVFTIASLLCALSPTLPVLIAARVLQGVGGALMVPVGRLAVLRLTPRERIIEAIAILVWPGLVAPIVAPFVGGLLTTYASWHWIFLINLPLGAVAFVLALRIVPGGREQAPPPLDVVGLVLVAVGLGALVGASGLVAASVSDPRALTLAIAGVAVTAVAVRHLRRAPHPLVRLDAFRFPTFRVANASGSLYRATINAVPFLLPLLFQDAFGWSPVQAGSVVLALFVGNLAIKPATTWLLRTLGFRTVLVVANAIGVACMAAMAFLTPEVPIAAVVALLVLSGVARSAGFTAYNTVTFAEVPAEGMSGANTLSATTQQVAAGFGVAVGGVALAVGTALGPGLVPYRFAFLVIAVLTLVPLVAAARLTRDSGSELTR